In a single window of the Rhodamnia argentea isolate NSW1041297 chromosome 2, ASM2092103v1, whole genome shotgun sequence genome:
- the LOC115738547 gene encoding lon protease 2-like gives MAFPLHCPPLSPLLKTSSPPASFAITTAVSSYPNPSPSLSSPAPPPLGLSRHRRRRRKPDAIRCSASSFPENRRAGSASSSDAAELPLFPLPLVLFPGAILPLQIFEFRYRMMMHTLLQTDLRFGVVYADSASGTAGVGCVGEVVKHERLADDRFFLICKGQERFRVTGIVRAKPYLVAQVDWLEDRPSSDGGDDLESLAGEVEAHMKDVIRLSNRLNGKGEKEAQDLRKNQFPTPFSFFVGSTFEGAPREQQALLELEDTAARLRKEKETLRNTLNYLTAASAVKDVFPSS, from the coding sequence ATGGCCTTCCCTCTTCACTGCCCTCCACTGTCTCCTCTTCTCAAAACCTCCTCCCCTCCCGCCTCCTTCGCCATAACCACCGCCGTCTCCTCCTACCCAAACCCCAGCCCCAGTCTTTCCTCCCCGGCTCCTCCTCCCCTCGGCCTCTCCCGCCACCGGCGTCGCCGCCGAAAACCGGACGCTATCCGGTGCTCAGCCTCCTCCTTCCCGGAGAACCGCCGCGCCGGCTCCGCGTCCTCCTCCGACGCCGCCGAGCTACCGctcttccccctccccctcgTCCTCTTCCCCGGCGCGATCCTCCCCCTCCAGATCTTCGAGTTCCGTTACCGGATGATGATGCACACGCTCCTCCAGACCGACCTCCGCTTCGGCGTCGTGTACGCCGACTCCGCCTCCGGCACGGCCGGCGTCGGCTGCGTCGGGGAGGTCGTCAAGCACGAGCGCCTCGCCGACGACCGGTTCTTCCTCATCTGCAAGGGGCAGGAGCGGTTCCGAGTCACTGGCATCGTCCGCGCGAAGCCCTACCTGGTCGCGCAAGTCGATTGGCTGGAGGACAGGCCATCTAGCGATGGAGGCGACGATCTGGAGTCGTTGGCGGGCGAAGTGGAGGCTCACATGAAGGACGTGATCAGGCTATCGAACCGATTGAACGGGAAGGGAGAGAAGGAAGCTCAGGACCTCAGGAAGAATCAGTTCCCAACGCCGTTCTCGTTCTTTGTCGGAAGCACGTTCGAGGGCGCTCCTAGGGAGCAGCAGGCGTTGCTGGAATTGGAGGACACGGCGGCCAGGCtgaggaaagagaaggagacGTTGAGGAACACGCTCAATTACTTGACCGCTGCATCCGCGGTTAAGGACGTGTTCCCTTCGTCGTGA